The region GAGAGAGGCTCTGACTCACTCTTCTGTGTTGTCTTCTGGAACATCACGGTGTTTTCTCCTGTGGTGAAGAACTTGAAGAAGGTGCAGTTTGATTCTGCcacaggaggggaaaaaggaaaatgtgagaaAGATTAACATTGACAGGTAATCTGCAGACGATCTCTATGAGCGTCAAGGCGATGCATTTTCATCAGCACCACATGCTTTGACTAAACACATCAGCACACAATCGGCCTGGAATATCAAGCGCAGGCTCAAGGTGACAGAGTCGCTTTCTGCTCCATGAATATTCTGCCTAATTGAGCTTTGCCCATCAAACACAACGTCATCTCAGCCAGTTCAAGCACACAAACCAGCGTGCATCACTCCTAATTAGTGCCAACTGGGCCAAATCCTCTGGGAGTTCAGCGGGTTACGTCGCTACTTCCGTTGCCTTTCAGCACTCAAATCGACACCAGTCATCAAATAACTGGGTGGATGCAGCTCTGCAACATGCGAGACACACCAAACGGCGATCACTACCGTCATCTGCAGCAGTTTCACACATTCATCCATTGGGGATTAATGTATTCTTCACTATAACCCCATGAGAGCTGCAGTGATTCATTACTTGATAGAAAAATGTGTGATTTGCTCTCTTCCTACTGCCTTAATATTCACATTCTCAGCTCCATGTGTTAAACCCAACTCATCCTGCATGAACTacagcatgtaaacacacactgcgTGAATGTCACCTATGCATTATCATCCAAAATGTGCGAGCCCACGTGTGCAAACTGTGCAAAAGCTCCAGTTACAGAAAAAAtcagaaggttgtgggttcagcTGCAGGCATAGGGCCTTTTTACCTGGAGTCTACACGTTGCCTTTACTTACTTCCCTCAAGATGGATTGATTTACTAAATGTGGttgttttcatggttattttactCTTGACACAAAGCCAGCTTGTGGATTGActcgctctccgtctctctcgctcacacacacacacacagacacacacacacacacatcatgacTCATGCTGATGGTCAGCCAGTACAGTATGTCATGCAGCCAGCAATCAATCTGTGAACACCAACAGTCGGGCTGATCACAGACTCATGCAAACTCGCATCAGCAGACTCACACGACGGCCTGATAAACATTGGGTTaaacacacaggcatgcacacacacgcacgcatggaCACCCCCCCTGctcaaacagaaacacacagacacgctgAAGCACCTCCGGGCAGCTCTGCAGGTCCGCAGCTCTCTCTTTCTGGATCGATATCAGCCACCCACAAGGTCTTGGTGCAGCCCTTCCACAGCCCATAATGAGCTGTGAGACAAGTCTGTCAAAAGACATCCATCACTACTTTCCCCATTTCTTCCTCTTTAGTGGCCGTCACATTTGGGTGGACTGTGTATTGATGGATGTTTCACCTGGTTGTTATAGAAATTTTTGGGGGGTGCCAGCTCTACCCAGAACTCTGTCCCGACCCCGAGGACCGTCAGCACAACGCCGACAATGGCCACAAAGAACGCCAACTTGATCTATAGACGAGAGGAAAATGTGAAATACAAAATTTATTCATTTGGGTGAAAGACATGGCTCAGCTAGTGTATAACTATAAAAATACATCCCACAACCAGACATTACACTAATACCCCTCCAAGTGTTATGAATGACTAAGTGAACCAAGGACCCTTCGCATCGTGGTATTTGTCACTTGACGTTTATCTGACGTGCAGGACCCACCTCCACAATGCtgtagaaccccccccccccaaatttcACAGCAACAACATTCCAAACAGTGAAGCCACCATCCAGCAGGATAACGTAGCCTAGCTACAAATACGAttcaggagtggctggagtaaCATGACAAGGAGTTCAAGACAGACTCCTCAGATCTAAATCCAGTCCAACATTCATGGGACAGAATAGATGCCGCTGCCCACTCCCTTCTTTACCCCAGAGAATTTACTGTTAATGCTGATTTATTGATAAGATATAAACCTTTGCAATCTGATGCACACGGCATCTCCTATAAACAAACAAAGATAGTGTTACCATAGCAATCAGGGCAACACAACAATATATAACAAAGACGTGTAGACGGGACGACACCTGAACTGACACCAGCATGTTTTCACTGCTAAAGCAAAATCTCCCCAAAGAAGGCAACGGAGCTGAAATTTGCTACTTTTGATATCTGTCCACATCTGTATGTTTAACACTTTTCCAGTGTCTCCCCCCATGAGGACGAGTCTGATTTCAATAGAAAAGTGTCTAGTGATGGATTGACTAGCTCACTTCACATTGTTAACGCACTCACCTTTCCTTCCTGGGCCTCACTGATGGCGCGTCCCCCTGATGTTGTCCTGCGGCGCTTTTTACCCCCAAATGTACTCCGTCCACTCATCAGGTTGGCAAAGCCTGCAGGACCCTGGGTTGGTCCCCCTGTCACAGGTGTTCCCACCGGTCCCGTCGCCGCAGGAGCCACCGCGTGGCCCTCCTCATCGGTCACCAAAAAAGTAGCCCACATGCTTGAAGAAAATGTTGTCCTTCTAAAATAGATGAGCTAATTCACTTCAAAAGGGACGGAACCAATGAAACTAAAATTgcaggcagcaaaaacaaagagtGAACAATTAACGCTTCTAATAAAAACCTTcagcagcaaacagctggagcctcctctaaagaaaaaaacttgGCCTCGACAACGTGGGAACATCTAATAAATTATTCAtctcaaaggagaaaaaaaacaggacgtGTGTGGAAAAACCACAACCACAGTCTGGAGAGGGCAGGTAGTGGTGCTTCCTGGAAATCAGGAtgggacaaaaacacaaaaggatGTAAAAGAACACACTCACGTTTCCAGACAAACATGTGATGCTGCTCTAATACATTTCACATCTGTGAGTGCATGAAACACAGAAGCAAACTGAGCCGTCACGCTGATGTGGAATGACTCTTAAACCCTTTATGTCTGCAGCAAGAATGGAGCAGCTGTGCTGCCACATTCCAGCAGGAAGTGGTGACACCcgacatgacacacacacacacacacacacacacaccagacggAAGATGGAAGTTTTctatgatgatgctgatgaggtGTGACTACAgtgaaaccctaaccctc is a window of Takifugu flavidus isolate HTHZ2018 chromosome 21, ASM371156v2, whole genome shotgun sequence DNA encoding:
- the LOC130518277 gene encoding voltage-dependent calcium channel gamma-6 subunit-like, with product MWATFLVTDEEGHAVAPAATGPVGTPVTGGPTQGPAGFANLMSGRSTFGGKKRRRTTSGGRAISEAQEGKIKLAFFVAIVGVVLTVLGVGTEFWVELAPPKNFYNNQTCLTAHYGLWKGCTKTLWVADIDPERESCGPAELPGESNCTFFKFFTTGENTVMFQKTTQKNLNIATAMLAMFSLFLMVMGAICITMSLSKEILFFLKPASICFILSGILVLLCLVVFHQSLLALLASDPTVPLSHQFSWSVSCIGCAGAVLIVGGILFLLLALPYSPWKRCLPRRDSSS